Proteins encoded within one genomic window of Erinaceus europaeus chromosome 13, mEriEur2.1, whole genome shotgun sequence:
- the LOC132542601 gene encoding LOW QUALITY PROTEIN: zinc finger protein 345-like (The sequence of the model RefSeq protein was modified relative to this genomic sequence to represent the inferred CDS: inserted 2 bases in 1 codon) — protein sequence MAILFKKIQEHSTKGQHILHGNKQSNTAVKISESKDSENAGISQECEVYSKLFTYPIHLQKHCKQCSKTFSQAGHFHVHERTHSVEKPYECKQCSKTFSSSSSLWTHERIHSGEKPYECKLCSKTFSYASYLWAHERTHSGEKPYECKQCSKTFSYCSNLRRHERIHSGKKPYECKLCSKTFSYASYLWAHERTHSGEKPYECKQCSKTFSYCSNLRRHERIHSGEKPYECKLCSETFRCSSNLWVHERIHSGEKPYECKLCSKTFSYASYLWAHERTHSGEKPYECKQCSKTFSDSSNLRRHERIHSGEKPYECKVCSKTFRCSSSLWAHERIHSGEKPYECKLCSKTFSYASYLWAHERTHSGEKPYECKQCSKTFSDSSNLRRHERIHSGEKPYECKVCSKTFRCSSSLWAHERIHSGEKPYECKQCSKIFSDSSSRRKHERIHSGEEPYKCKQCSKIFSDSSSHRKHERIHSGEKPYECKQCSKAFGHSSHLRRHERIHRGEKPYEYTQCSKTSQQSAGLQRHERIHSEAKPYECKXSKTFGDSSRRWRHERIHSGEKPCKCKQCSKTFSDSGTLRAHERLHSREKPYECSVVKHLVVAVVFSNNSVEFQGD from the exons ATGGCTATACTGTTCA AAAAGATACAAGAACATTCCACCAAAGGGCAGCATATCTTGCATGGTAataaacaaag taatacagcAGTAAAAATCTCTGAGAGCAAAGATAGTGAGAATGCTGGAAtatctcaagaatgtgaagtatacagCAAATTATTCACTTATCCTATTCATCTTCAAAAACAC tgtaaacaatgtagtaaaacattcagtcaagctGGTCATTTTCATGTACATGAACGAACTCACAGtgtagagaaaccctatgaatgtaaacaatgtagtaaaacattcagttcttccagtagtctttggacacatgaaagaattcacagtggagagaaaccctatgaatgtaaactatgcagtaaaacattcagttatgccagttatctttgggcacatgaaagaactcacagtggagagaaaccctatgaatgcaaacagtgtagtaaaacattcagttattgtagtaatcttcggagacatgaaagaattcacagtggaaagaaaccctatgaatgtaaactatgcagtaaaacattcagttatgccagttatctttgggcacatgaaagaactcacagtggagagaaaccctatgaatgcaaacagtgtagtaaaacattcagttattgcagtaatcttcggagacatgaaagaattcacagtggagagaaaccctatgaatgtaaactatgtagtgaAACATTCAGATGTTCCAGTAATCTTTgggtacatgaaagaattcacagtggagagaaaccctatgaatgtaaactatgcagtaaaacattcagttatgccagttatctttgggcacatgaaagaactcacagtggagagaaaccctatgaatgcaaacagtgtagtaaaacattcagtgattccagtaatcttcggagacatgaaagaattcacagtggggagaaaccctatgaatgtaaagtatgtagtaaaacattcagatgttccagtagtctttgggcacatgaaagaattcacagtggagagaaaccctatgaatgtaaactatgcagtaaaacattcagttatgccagttatctttgggcacatgaaagaactcacagtggagagaaaccctatgaatgcaaacagtgtagtaaaacattcagtgattccagtaatcttcggagacatgaaagaattcacagtggagagaaaccctatgaatgtaaagtatgtagtaaaacattcagatgttccagtagtctttgggcacatgaaagaattcacagtggagagaaaccctatgaatgtaaacagtgtagtaaaatattcagtgattccagtagtcgtcggaaacatgaaagaattcacagtggagaggaaccctataaatgtaaacagtgtagtaaaatattcagtgattccagtagtcatcggaaacatgaaagaattcacagtggagagaaaccctatgaatgtaaacaatgtagtaaagcattcgggcattccagtcatcttcggagacatgaaagaattcacaggggagagaaaccctatgaatatacacaatgtagtaaaacatcccAGCAGTCTGCtggtcttcagagacatgaaagaattcacagtgaagcgaaaccctatgaatgcaa tAGTAAAACATTCGGTGATTCCAGTCGTCgttggagacatgaaagaattcatagtggagagaaaccctgtaaatgtaaacaatgtagtaaaacattcagtgattccggtactcttcgggcacatgaaagacTTCACAGtcgagagaaaccctatgaatgcagtgtagtaaaacatttagttGTTGCAGTAGTCTTCAGTAACA ATTCAGTGGAATTCCAAGGCGATTAA